The proteins below come from a single Miscanthus floridulus cultivar M001 chromosome 1, ASM1932011v1, whole genome shotgun sequence genomic window:
- the LOC136476830 gene encoding uncharacterized protein: MATCRKMARVDVAELKQRLVKRLGRERAAKYFAHLTRLLNLKLTKVEFDRLCVSTIGKEHIALHNALIRGIIGNALSGVPPPSRQAVTGQSGTTTAPSGQCVGVALPVVGNVGAVLDSGDGELARERGAPVGKVVSVEDGEEVEQVRSAPCVQSRSPITTPLGISVAGGSGMRVRRRLDDPVASYYDSGHLLDTSSLCEGLQRRLHSNGTGVTVQAVDALNRGLDELLRRLIKPCVDLSRVRASSRRISKVNERFVGRMNSLQEPNQGHCTTLQDFAVAVQSDPRLLGPNWPTQIEKIQSMSFGGE, from the coding sequence ATGGCGACCTGCCGCAAGATGGCGCGCGTCGATGTCGCCGAGCTGAAGCAGCGCCTGGTGAAGCGGCTGGGCCGGGAGCGGGCGGCCAAGTACTTCGCGCACCTCACCAGGCTGCTGAATCTGAAGCTCACCAAGGTGGAGTTCGACAGGCTCTGCGTCTCCACCATCGGCAAGGAGCACATCGCACTGCACAACGCGCTCATTAGGGGGATCATAGGCAATGCTCTGTCGGGGGTGCCTCCGCCCAGCCGGCAGGCGGTGACGGGGCAGTCGGGCACCACCACCGCCCCGAGCGGGCAGTGCGTGGGCGTCGCGCTGCCTGTGGTGGGGAATGTGGGGGCAGTGCTTGATTCGGGTGATGGTGAGCTGGCGAGGGAGCGGGGGGCGCCGGTCGGGAAGGTGGTGTCCGTGGAAGATGGGGAGGAGGTGGAGCAGGTCAGGTCTGCTCCGTGCGTCCAGAGCCGGAGCCCGATAACAACGCCATTGGGGATTTCAGTTGCTGGGGGCAGTGGTATGAGGGTAAGGAGGAGGTTGGATGATCCAGTGGCTTCATACTATGATTCTGGACATTTGCTGGATACGAGTTCTCTGTGCGAGGGTTTGCAGCGGCGGCTGCACAGTAATGGCACTGGAGTGACGGTGCAAGCCGTCGATGCTTTGAATCGTGGATTAGATGAGTTGTTGCGAAGGTTGATTAAACCGTGCGTGGATTTGTCAAGGGTAAGAGCCAGCAGTAGAAGAATTAGCAAAGTCAATGAAAGGTTTGTTGGTAGAATGAATTCGTTGCAAGAACCAAATCAGGGTCACTGTACAACGTTGCAAGATTTTGCAGTTGCTGTGCAATCTGATCCACGTTTGCTTGGTCCAAATTGGCCCACACAAATCGAGAAGATACAGTCAATGTCATTTGGAGGAGAGTGA
- the LOC136476837 gene encoding uncharacterized protein gives MCMDRAAVPVKRVWLGIAARLGLRRKTGLRKLRKEVRTCEYHDVHVMWQMLRATDGPVPLAEKEAAAAAAVAAAAGARKRKNAWRRFIYYCCAF, from the exons ATGTGCATGGACCGAGCTGCCGTGCCGGTGAAGAGGGTCTGGCTCGGCATCGCCGCGCGCCTCGGCCTCCGGCGAAAGACCG GCCTGAGGAAGCTGAGGAAGGAGGTGCGGACGTGCGAGTACCACGACGTGCACGTCATGTGGCAGATGCTGAGGGCGACGGACGGGCCGGTCCCGCTGGCGGAGAAGgaggccgccgcggccgcggccgtcgcggccgccgccggcgccagGAAGAGGAAGAACGCGTGGCGGCGGTTCATCTACTACTGCTGCGCGTTCTGA